The following are encoded in a window of Bradyrhizobium guangdongense genomic DNA:
- a CDS encoding amino acid ABC transporter permease produces the protein MKPAPALAEGFPDLSGLRIAREPHWFRWIGAVLIVLVLAAIVRAFAGGQIEWSYVGRFLTAKVILEGIVNTMVMAVLAMALGIVLGVVVAIMRLSPNPVLKTVAAGYTWLFRGTPLILQLLLWFNLALVFPTIGVPGLWSARAVDVMTPFLAALLGLGINQGAYTSEVMRVGMLSVDIGQYEAAQAIGMGRLRALRRIILPQAMRVVIPTLGNEFISMVKATSLASVIQYPELLHNAENIYYANSRVIELLIVAGLWYLLAVSILTPLQMLLERRFARGTLRLAR, from the coding sequence ATGAAGCCGGCGCCGGCACTCGCGGAAGGTTTTCCCGATCTGTCGGGATTGCGTATCGCGCGCGAGCCGCACTGGTTTCGCTGGATCGGCGCGGTGTTGATCGTGCTCGTGCTGGCGGCGATCGTGCGCGCATTCGCTGGCGGTCAGATCGAATGGTCCTATGTCGGCCGCTTCCTGACCGCAAAGGTCATCCTCGAAGGCATCGTCAACACCATGGTGATGGCGGTGCTGGCGATGGCGCTCGGCATTGTCCTCGGCGTTGTCGTGGCGATCATGCGGCTCTCGCCCAATCCGGTGCTGAAGACGGTGGCGGCAGGCTACACCTGGCTATTCCGCGGCACGCCGCTGATCCTGCAGCTGTTGCTGTGGTTCAATCTCGCGCTGGTGTTTCCGACCATCGGCGTTCCCGGCCTTTGGTCCGCGCGCGCTGTGGATGTGATGACGCCGTTCCTCGCCGCGCTGCTCGGGCTCGGCATCAACCAGGGCGCTTATACGTCCGAGGTGATGCGCGTCGGCATGCTGTCGGTCGATATCGGGCAATATGAGGCGGCGCAGGCGATCGGCATGGGACGGCTCCGCGCGCTGCGGCGAATCATTTTGCCGCAGGCCATGCGGGTGGTGATCCCGACGCTCGGCAACGAGTTCATCAGCATGGTGAAGGCGACCTCGCTCGCGAGCGTCATCCAGTATCCGGAGCTGCTGCATAATGCCGAGAATATCTACTACGCAAATTCCCGCGTCATCGAGCTCCTGATCGTCGCGGGGCTCTGGTACCTGCTCGCGGTCTCGATCCTGACGCCGCTTCAGATGCTGCTCGAACGCCGCTTTGCCCGCGGCACATTGCGGCTCGCGCGATGA
- a CDS encoding amino acid ABC transporter ATP-binding protein has protein sequence MTKPLVAIRSVSKSFGEFQALKNVSLDVWPGEVMCLIGASGSGKTTLLRCINQLAVVDSGRIWLDGELLGVREQGGRLHRLSEREIGRQRLKTGMVFQRFNLFPHKTALENITEGPLQVQGRKTDEVRAEALELLRRVGLSAKAGWYPAQLSGGQQQRVAIARALAMKPMLMLFDEPTSALDPELVGEVLAVMKELAKSGMTMMVVTHELGFAREVADRVVYMDQGGIVEQGRACDVLAAPREERTRAFLSAVI, from the coding sequence ATGACAAAACCCCTCGTCGCGATTCGCTCCGTCAGCAAGAGCTTTGGAGAGTTCCAAGCTCTCAAGAACGTCTCGCTCGATGTGTGGCCCGGGGAGGTGATGTGCCTGATCGGTGCCTCCGGCTCCGGCAAGACTACGCTGCTCCGCTGCATCAATCAGCTTGCCGTCGTTGATAGCGGCCGCATCTGGCTCGACGGAGAACTTCTGGGCGTGCGCGAGCAAGGCGGACGGCTGCATCGCCTCAGCGAGCGCGAGATCGGGCGGCAGCGGCTGAAGACAGGCATGGTGTTCCAGCGCTTCAATTTGTTTCCGCACAAGACCGCACTGGAAAACATCACCGAGGGCCCGCTTCAGGTGCAGGGGCGCAAAACCGACGAGGTGCGCGCCGAGGCGCTTGAGCTGCTGCGGCGCGTCGGGCTCTCGGCCAAGGCCGGCTGGTATCCCGCACAGCTCTCCGGTGGCCAGCAGCAGCGCGTGGCGATCGCGCGCGCGCTTGCAATGAAGCCGATGCTGATGCTGTTCGACGAGCCGACCAGCGCGCTGGACCCGGAGCTCGTCGGCGAAGTGCTTGCCGTCATGAAGGAACTGGCGAAGAGCGGCATGACCATGATGGTCGTCACGCATGAGCTCGGCTTCGCCCGCGAGGTCGCCGACCGTGTCGTCTACATGGACCAGGGCGGTATCGTCGAGCAGGGCCGTGCCTGCGACGTATTGGCTGCGCCCCGCGAGGAGCGCACCAGGGCATTTCTTTCGGCGGTGATCTGA
- a CDS encoding ABC transporter substrate-binding protein yields the protein MKRLFVAAALLTTMISSALAVELPPDIAKRGSIKVALVPNYPPMEFHDPATNALSGFDIDLGEALGRKLGVKIEWTETSFAEFMPSISTGRVDAILSGFTDYASRHEIASFVDYLRSGPKFFVQQSRASEFKDMAALCGKKVGASRRTMFPAEIDKWSQKNCAANPIQFVGTDGSADARTQLKQGRIDAAVQGNETLPYLMDLEPGAYAPVGNPFATQFTGIALPVKEKALQQAIAEALDALIADGTYRTLLAKWKLSDNAIEKATINAGQ from the coding sequence ATGAAGAGACTTTTCGTTGCGGCGGCGCTTTTGACGACCATGATCTCATCGGCCTTGGCGGTCGAGCTGCCGCCCGACATCGCCAAGCGCGGCAGCATCAAGGTCGCGCTGGTACCGAACTATCCGCCGATGGAGTTCCACGATCCCGCCACCAACGCGCTCTCGGGCTTCGACATCGATCTCGGCGAGGCGCTCGGGCGCAAGCTCGGCGTCAAGATCGAATGGACCGAGACCAGCTTCGCCGAGTTCATGCCGTCGATCTCGACAGGCCGGGTGGATGCGATCCTGTCCGGCTTCACCGACTATGCGAGCCGGCACGAGATTGCGTCCTTCGTCGATTATCTGCGCAGCGGTCCGAAATTCTTCGTGCAGCAGTCCCGTGCGTCCGAGTTCAAGGATATGGCGGCGCTGTGCGGCAAGAAGGTCGGCGCCAGCCGCCGCACGATGTTTCCGGCCGAGATCGACAAATGGAGCCAGAAGAACTGCGCAGCCAATCCGATCCAGTTCGTCGGTACCGACGGCTCGGCCGATGCGCGCACCCAGCTCAAGCAGGGCCGTATCGACGCCGCCGTGCAGGGTAACGAGACGCTGCCTTATCTGATGGATCTCGAGCCCGGCGCCTATGCGCCGGTCGGCAATCCATTCGCGACGCAGTTCACGGGGATTGCGCTGCCGGTCAAGGAAAAGGCCTTGCAGCAGGCGATAGCCGAGGCGCTCGATGCGCTGATCGCGGACGGCACCTATCGTACGCTCCTGGCGAAATGGAAACTCAGCGACAACGCGATCGAGAAGGCCACCATCAATGCTGGACAGTAA